In Gossypium hirsutum isolate 1008001.06 chromosome D01, Gossypium_hirsutum_v2.1, whole genome shotgun sequence, the genomic window ATGTGGAAGGATTGAAACCCGAAGCAATTCAAACCAAACCCAACCTAAATTTATGGTATTGAAATTACTCAAAACCTTTAAAATTGACCCAAACGCCCAATTTACGAGTGCCGGCTGAAACCGAAGGATTGGTAAAAATGTCGCATCTAATCTAGTCTGTCAAAACAATCTCCCTTTCGTTTTTTTTCTTCCACAAATGCAAACGGAATGTTTCTGAAATCTCTCTAAAATCCTTTCTCTCTATCTCCAAGGGAACCCCAACATATAGTTTTAGAGTATAGAAACTTGTTTGCAAGCTTGACAAAATGGCTACACTTCAAGTAACACTCGCGAAGGATTTTATATCCCcaacttcctcttcttcttcgCTATCTTCAAAGCTATGTTTTTCTtcgaaaaagcctttgaaaagaaGCTCTTTTAGTACGTATCACCGATTTGGAAGAATAAGCTGTTCTTTTGCTTCAATGGAAACTGCTAAGATAAAAGTGGTTGGTGTTGGTGGAAGTGGTAACAATGCTGTTAATCGAATGATTGGTAGCGGTTTACAGGTTGGTTCTCAGCTTATCTCATTCTGGGTTTtgcttaaaatttgaaaaaattgtgAATTTCTGTGGGTTTTGTACTTTTAAAACAATGTTGGTTTTTGAAGCGGTTTTAACTTTAAAGTCGAAGAATTGGAGAACTACTAGTGTCTTTTCCCCTCAATTTTTGGACTTTGTAACCTGAATGTGTTTTTGAAGTGATTTTTATAATAGGTATTAGCTTGCAATTTCATTTAATGGGTTCTTATCGTAGCTTTGAAATCTTGGGAATGCTCTCTCAATTATGTTGTGTCCTTAAGCCAAATTCAACTTATCATTTGCATAAATTCAGAGCCATTTTGGCAATTAAAATTTGGCTCTCTTTGTCTTCTTTACTTTAGATTTTAGTGTAGACTAGGTAGATGGAGGTAAGGGAGAAAACGATTTATGTGACTTTGGTAGTAAATGAGTTATGGTAGCCGCATTGTTACACATTCGTGGAGGCTATTACTGAAGTTATTGCTGCTGTGTTTTGAAATTAGGGTGTAGATTTCTATGCCATAAACACAGATTCTCAAGCGCTATTACAGTCTTCTGCAGAGAACCCAATTCAGATTGGCGAGCTTTTGACCCGGGGACTAGGTAAGCCACTTTTACTTATCAAGAAAAAGAATTGTGACTTCATATATGGCTGTGTTGTCGACTTTACATTTGTTAATGATGTAAATCAATTGACTGAAATGTAGGCACTGGTGGGAATCCTCTTTTGGGAGAACAAGCTGCAGAGGAATCTGCAGATGCCATTGCAAATGCTCTTAAGGGCTCGGATCTTGTCTTTATAACAGCTGGTATGGGTGGAGGCACTGGTTCAGGTGCTGCTCCAGTTGTTGCCCAGATAGCAAAAGAGGCTGGTTATTTGACTGTTGGTGTGGTAACCTATCCCTTCAGCTTTGAAGGGCGTAAAAGAACAATGCAGGCATGTGCGTTCAACCCCTCCATTTTAACGCTCCATATAGTGGGAAATATTTTAGCTTGAGATTCCACTGTAGTACAGAAGCATAGGGTTATGCAATAAAACCACGACAAATAAGTAGATATGCCACtgaattttcatctattttaatcGTCTTATATCTCTATATTTGCAGGCACTAGAGGCTATTGAAAAGCTGCAAAAGAATGTTGATACTCTCATAGTGATTCCCAATGACCGTCTGCTTGATATTGCTGATGAGCAGACACCTTTGCAGGATGCTTTTCTTCTTGCCGATGATGTTCTGTGTCAAGGAGTACAAGGAATTTCGGATATAATTACGGTATGTGGTTTTGTTACATGCCAAGCATATTTTTGTAGTGGACGTATTTTTGTCATATAACCATTCTAGTTAACCAAGATTTTGTTATGCAATAACTATTGAATATATGTTATGATGCGTGAACTGTTGTCATTTAGGCCATAACTGCTCAAACCATGTGAAACCGGTTTAATGATTGTTTGTCCTGTCTAGTATTTTGTGGTTTTGAGCTTTGTCACATTGAAAATTGTTTCTTTTTTCAGATACCTGGATTGGTGAATGTGGATTTTGCAGATGTTAAAGCAGTAATGAAAGATTCTGGAACAGCAATGCTTGGTGTAGGAGTTTCCTCTAGCAAAAACCGCGCCGTGGAAGCAGCAGAACAAGCAATTTTGGCTCCTCTAATAGGGTCATCAATTCAGTCGGCTACTGGGGTGGCATATAATATCACTGGAGGAAAAGACATAACCCTGCAGGAAGTTAATCGAGTTTCACAGGTAGTTTAGCATTAGGAGCCATTGGTTTCTTGTTTGCGTATTTAATTGCAAACTATCTTATTATCTTTATGGAAAATGAAAAACATTCAAGCTTATATTCTTCCAATTTTTGAGGCTTTATAGTTGGTAGATATCATCAGGAGAATTCTATGTTTTAATCTGTATAACATTCTGTATATTTGCAGGTCGTGACAAGCTTGGCAGATCCTTCTGCTAACATCATATTTGGTGCTGTTGTGGATGACCGCTACAACGGCGAGATCCATGTGACTATTATTGCTACAGGCTTCTCACAGTCATTTCAGAAGACATTATTGACAGACCCCAAAGCTGCAAAAGAGATTAACAAAGCTACAATGGGACAAGAAAGCAAGGGTATTCCCTTACCTCTCGAATCACCATCGCTTTCAACCGTCCCCTCAAGATCATCTCCAAGAAGGCTATTCTtctaatttctttgatttcttatTTTTTCCTACTTTTTTGTGTTGAAGATCTTGAAGCTTATAAGTATTACAGTCATTTTGTTTCATGATTGTGCGCCGAAATAGATGGTGTTTCCATGGTTGAATGGCAAATTAGCATGAAGACTTAAAAGCTTCTAGCTAAGAAGCTGTGTAACTGACTATTATCACTCAAATTCGAACAACATAAGATGTAATACATAGTTAAAGGGTGCTGATAAGACTTCAATTACTTGCAAATTTATAAAGTTGTTTTGAACATCTCAGTATTTGCACACGCACacaaaaaacaaaaagatatGAAGAATAGAGGGTAAGGGCAAGTAAAAAAGTCCTAAACATATGGAAGtaataaatgaaaattgaaaagcAATTCCACACCCAACAAATTGTGTTTGCTGTTGGTGGTATTACAAATATTTAACAAGTAGGTATATGGCCACAACCAGAATCACGATTCCGACAACAGCCAAAAGCATGCACATACAGGAACAACTGCCCTTGGCGCGCTTGTTCAAAATTGCCAGGTTTTTCTGCACTCTCTGATTTACAAAAATACATGAACCATGAAAAACATATTTCTCAGACAATCAAATGGTCTTATCATTTTGGTAACAAACTAATGATGGCAAGTGTCAAACAGTTTAAAGTTTAACCATTTAGGATTTGATGCTTTCCTTTGAACatgtaatatttcaaataattcatCTTTGCACACACCACAAATCAATCAAATGGTCAAAGGCAATATCAAGGTAAAGGAAACTGCAACATTATCAGCAGTTCCCAAATGCTTTTATTTTGCATAATCTTGGTAAATACTGCTTAATGACTGCTATTTGCAAGAATGGTTGAATGGGTGAATATATTTCCAATATAACAGCAATCACTGGAAATGTTTCATACGAAAAAAAGGGAGGATATTTGcctatatatttaaaatgttaattaataGCAAGTATTTACCCGGAGGCGAGAATCAGTAACATCCACATGTTCGTCCAGGTCATCCTGCACAGAGGGAGCACAAGCTAATGTCAAATTTACAGAGAATGAATTGGTCTTCGCTgagaatttattttaaagaaattagagGCAAAAGATAGtagaacaagaaaataaaaaacatacaATGAGTCTGGTGTGCAGATCAAGTTCTTCATTGACCGCCAATGCAATATGCTTTGTACTCATTACTGTCTCTTCCAACTTCTCAAGACCCTCATCTTGCTCTGCTTGAAAACACACCCTcataaaacagaggaaacttgAGCAAATTTACAAGCTAGCATCATTCCATttgaaaatgaaacaaaaacaacTTGCCTTTCATTATTTGTCGCTGAAGACCAACAAGACCAGAATTATCCAAACCAACTGTTCTACTCATGGCATCTTGCTTAGTTTCTGGCCCCAGCAAGCTCTCTCTGTTGGCAAAGTTTGACATGTTGAATGCAGAAGCCATCTGATTTGCTTTAGATCTCAAATTTGCAACCATGTCTTTGCGGCGATTCATCTCCTTATCTGTTCTGTAACCAAAATATAAAGCATTAACACGTAATCTTAAGTCAGTTTATTGTCAGCATGAAACATATTCCAATTTGCAAGTGGACATATAagtatcatatattataaatataccGGTAGACATATAATCAAAATACCAATCCAACACCGGTTCACTCATATATGCACCTCTATTAAGAATTAAGATGACATACAAGGGTTTCCCAGTAGGTCTAGACAAAAGGGACTGCAATCCATCAAGTCTGGTCCCTAAAATCGTAATCTTCCTTCTTATGGCGGATGCATGACGCTGAGTTTCTGGTCCCGACGCAGGCAAGGAAATCCTTTCAGATATCATGCCATTGATATCATCAGCAATTCGCGCCGCTTCATTATATTCTTTTATCCACGTGTCTGAAGATGCCATTGACCTTAAACGAAAAAATCAAGTCAAGAGCTAATCTAAGTAACCCAAAAACCAGGACATAATATCATGCAAAGAAAGCATAAAATTAACACACTTGAACACCATGAAAACAATGAAAGAAGAAGAGATAAAAACTAACTGATCCTACATTAAGCTTGCAAAGTTCACTGAGGTTAATTCtgaagagggaaaaaaaaaaaacctttcctGTTATCTTCTCCATGTGTTGACTTCGTTTGAAGAATTACAAC contains:
- the LOC107922298 gene encoding syntaxin-51 yields the protein MASSDTWIKEYNEAARIADDINGMISERISLPASGPETQRHASAIRRKITILGTRLDGLQSLLSRPTGKPLTDKEMNRRKDMVANLRSKANQMASAFNMSNFANRESLLGPETKQDAMSRTVGLDNSGLVGLQRQIMKEQDEGLEKLEETVMSTKHIALAVNEELDLHTRLIDDLDEHVDVTDSRLRRVQKNLAILNKRAKGSCSCMCMLLAVVGIVILVVAIYLLVKYL
- the LOC107922297 gene encoding cell division protein FtsZ homolog 1, chloroplastic, giving the protein MATLQVTLAKDFISPTSSSSSLSSKLCFSSKKPLKRSSFSTYHRFGRISCSFASMETAKIKVVGVGGSGNNAVNRMIGSGLQGVDFYAINTDSQALLQSSAENPIQIGELLTRGLGTGGNPLLGEQAAEESADAIANALKGSDLVFITAGMGGGTGSGAAPVVAQIAKEAGYLTVGVVTYPFSFEGRKRTMQALEAIEKLQKNVDTLIVIPNDRLLDIADEQTPLQDAFLLADDVLCQGVQGISDIITIPGLVNVDFADVKAVMKDSGTAMLGVGVSSSKNRAVEAAEQAILAPLIGSSIQSATGVAYNITGGKDITLQEVNRVSQVVTSLADPSANIIFGAVVDDRYNGEIHVTIIATGFSQSFQKTLLTDPKAAKEINKATMGQESKGIPLPLESPSLSTVPSRSSPRRLFF